One stretch of bacterium DNA includes these proteins:
- a CDS encoding rhodanese-like domain-containing protein — translation MTTLEHFEKLLEFETDCWDVHEDLKSGKPDYVLLDVRSPEAYAAGHVPGAINLPHGRIVERNLAAFPAGVAFVVYCDGPQCNGADKAAVRLARLNRKVKKMLGGIAGWKWEGFELE, via the coding sequence ATGACAACCCTCGAACACTTCGAAAAACTGCTCGAATTCGAAACCGACTGCTGGGATGTCCACGAGGACCTGAAATCCGGCAAGCCCGATTACGTCCTCCTGGATGTCCGCAGCCCGGAAGCTTATGCCGCCGGCCACGTCCCCGGAGCCATCAACCTGCCTCACGGCCGAATCGTCGAGCGCAACCTCGCCGCATTCCCTGCCGGCGTCGCCTTCGTGGTCTACTGCGACGGCCCCCAGTGCAACGGAGCGGATAAAGCGGCCGTGCGCCTCGCGCGCCTCAATCGAAAAGTGAAGAAGATGCTGGGGGGCATCGCGGGGTGGAAGTGGGAGGGGTTCGAGTTGGAATAA